In a genomic window of Streptomyces roseoviridis:
- a CDS encoding penicillin acylase family protein gives MSIEVFRDAFGVPHLRAADGLELARAQGLVTARDRAWQLEVERHRAQGTTAAFLGAAETGWDTFARQARLADTARRCHDRLDPETAAWVRAYADGVNEGLADGARRAPEFAATGLEPGRWEPWTPLAVWLSTHILFAGFPTKLWRDRVARTLGEEWTELFATDGPGTAGSNGWIVSGARTASGAAIVAGDPHRFIEAPGVYQQIRLSCPEYDVVGLAVPGVPGLAHFGHTGRVAWAITNAMADYQDLYRERLRRLPDGRVEALGPDGWEPAAAHTETVHVKERTAPVAIEVIETARGPVIIGAEAPATGDRGGAPDGEGRGDVDGGRLPDGNGRGEGPGDDDGPGDGRGDASGAVGTGADAPPAAGAVGDTEGVQGIEGAEGFQGVEWEAVSLRCPPRVTGELGFSVLPALLRARRVDDVDRALDRWVEPVNVVQAADVDGGLLHRVAGHVPVRDRSNQLRVVPAWEPDHAWQPGGSEMPRAEVDGYAVMANARGIAAPLGVEFAPPHRARRIAALLDASASWTPAATAAVHTDTDNPSARPLLDAVRRTEDGGLSPAGRAVRERLLGWDRRMAADSTDAGLYAAVRGAVVRRLAGHEVFAELREPAPYPALFLPWLALGPRVAFALETLLVSGPVPPEDVARIVREALEETGAEVAAGRTPPAWGVTHRLAPWQALPDEDDAQWPGLAGDHDCVLSTSSVPGFTDRSARASAARYVWDLADRDRSLWVVPFGASGVAGDPHHRDQLPLWLRGELAPVTTDWNHLTKESA, from the coding sequence GTGAGCATCGAGGTCTTCCGGGACGCCTTCGGCGTCCCGCATCTGCGCGCCGCCGACGGCCTCGAACTGGCCCGCGCCCAGGGCCTCGTGACCGCCCGGGACCGCGCCTGGCAGCTGGAGGTCGAGCGGCACCGGGCGCAGGGCACGACGGCCGCCTTCCTCGGGGCGGCGGAGACCGGCTGGGACACCTTCGCCCGGCAGGCCAGGCTGGCCGACACCGCGCGCCGCTGCCACGACCGGCTCGACCCGGAGACGGCGGCGTGGGTGCGGGCGTACGCGGACGGGGTCAACGAGGGCCTGGCCGACGGGGCCCGGCGGGCGCCCGAGTTCGCCGCGACCGGTCTGGAGCCGGGCCGCTGGGAGCCGTGGACGCCGCTCGCGGTGTGGCTGTCCACCCACATCCTCTTCGCCGGCTTCCCCACCAAGCTGTGGCGGGACCGGGTCGCGCGGACGCTCGGCGAGGAGTGGACGGAGCTCTTCGCCACGGACGGGCCCGGCACGGCCGGCTCCAACGGCTGGATCGTCTCCGGCGCGCGGACCGCGAGCGGCGCGGCGATCGTCGCGGGCGACCCGCACCGCTTCATCGAGGCGCCCGGCGTCTACCAGCAGATCCGCCTGTCCTGCCCCGAGTACGACGTCGTCGGCCTCGCGGTCCCCGGCGTGCCCGGCCTCGCCCACTTCGGCCACACCGGCCGGGTCGCCTGGGCCATCACCAACGCGATGGCCGACTACCAGGACCTCTACCGCGAACGCCTCCGCCGCCTGCCCGACGGCCGGGTCGAGGCCCTCGGCCCGGACGGCTGGGAACCGGCCGCCGCGCACACGGAGACGGTCCACGTGAAGGAGCGGACCGCTCCGGTCGCGATCGAGGTGATCGAGACCGCCCGCGGGCCCGTGATCATCGGCGCGGAGGCCCCGGCGACCGGCGACCGGGGCGGCGCCCCGGACGGCGAGGGGCGCGGGGACGTCGACGGGGGCCGCCTCCCGGACGGCAACGGGCGCGGCGAGGGGCCTGGCGACGACGACGGGCCCGGCGACGGGCGCGGGGACGCTTCGGGGGCCGTGGGCACCGGGGCGGACGCACCGCCGGCCGCCGGCGCCGTCGGGGACACCGAGGGCGTCCAGGGCATCGAGGGCGCCGAGGGCTTCCAGGGCGTCGAATGGGAGGCCGTCAGCCTGCGCTGTCCGCCCCGGGTCACCGGCGAGCTCGGCTTCTCCGTGCTGCCGGCGCTGCTGCGGGCCCGCCGCGTCGACGACGTGGACCGGGCGCTCGACCGCTGGGTCGAGCCGGTGAACGTCGTGCAGGCGGCCGATGTCGACGGCGGCCTGCTGCACCGGGTCGCCGGACACGTGCCCGTACGCGACCGGTCCAACCAGCTGCGGGTCGTACCGGCGTGGGAGCCGGACCACGCGTGGCAGCCGGGGGGCAGCGAGATGCCCCGGGCCGAGGTGGACGGCTACGCCGTGATGGCCAACGCGCGCGGGATCGCCGCGCCGCTGGGCGTCGAGTTCGCGCCGCCGCACCGGGCCCGGCGGATCGCCGCGCTGCTCGACGCCTCCGCGTCCTGGACGCCGGCCGCGACGGCCGCCGTCCACACCGACACCGACAACCCCTCCGCCCGCCCGCTGCTCGACGCGGTGCGCAGGACCGAGGACGGCGGCCTCTCCCCCGCCGGCCGCGCGGTGCGCGAGCGGCTGCTCGGCTGGGACCGGCGGATGGCGGCCGACAGCACCGACGCCGGGCTCTACGCGGCGGTGCGCGGGGCCGTCGTCCGGCGCCTCGCCGGGCACGAGGTCTTCGCGGAGCTGCGCGAACCGGCCCCGTACCCCGCCCTGTTCCTGCCCTGGCTCGCGCTCGGCCCCCGGGTCGCGTTCGCCCTGGAGACGCTGCTCGTCTCCGGTCCCGTGCCGCCCGAGGACGTGGCGCGGATCGTCCGGGAGGCGCTGGAGGAGACCGGTGCGGAGGTCGCGGCCGGCCGCACCCCGCCCGCGTGGGGCGTGACCCACCGGCTGGCGCCCTGGCAGGCCCTCCCGGACGAGGACGACGCGCAGTGGCCGGGGCTCGCGGGCGACCACGACTGCGTGCTGTCGACCTCCAGCGTGCCCGGGTTCACCGACCGCAGCGCCCGCGCCTCGGCCGCCCGCTACGTCTGGGACCTCGCCGACCGCGACCGCAGCCTGTGGGTCGTGCCGTTCGGCGCCTCCGGGGTGGCCGGCGACCCGCACCACCGCGATCAGCTCCCCCTGTGGCTGCGGGGCGAGCTCGCCCCCGTCACCACCGACTGGAACCACCTCACCAAGGAATCCGCATGA
- a CDS encoding siderophore-interacting protein has translation MGRTGHGWEGVVLKLLRGRDFTFTVTGAEQVTEHYRRVRFTDGGLLAAADVHPTMWVRLWFDHDGKPHQRAYTLVDPDPGTGTFALEFALHDGVASRWARTCAPGDTLDATLQGTGFTAPDPAPGRLLLVGDAASLPAVNSLLDAFPGTPATLWFETAHASDAQLPLRLDGELHEVRRVPRRDAGAALVARVRQELPALVAASPDPYVWIACDTATTRTLAAYVRKELALPKDRVHALGYWRPARDGAASRAAG, from the coding sequence GTGGGTCGTACGGGCCACGGCTGGGAGGGCGTCGTCCTCAAGCTGCTGCGCGGCAGGGACTTCACGTTCACGGTGACGGGGGCGGAGCAGGTCACCGAGCACTACCGCCGGGTGCGGTTCACCGACGGCGGACTGCTCGCCGCCGCCGACGTCCACCCCACCATGTGGGTGCGCCTCTGGTTCGACCACGACGGCAAGCCGCACCAGCGCGCCTACACCCTCGTCGACCCGGACCCCGGGACCGGCACCTTCGCCCTGGAGTTCGCCCTCCACGACGGCGTCGCCAGCCGCTGGGCGCGCACCTGCGCCCCCGGCGACACCCTCGACGCCACCCTCCAGGGCACCGGCTTCACCGCGCCCGACCCGGCGCCCGGCCGTCTCCTCCTCGTCGGCGACGCCGCCTCGTTGCCCGCGGTCAACTCCCTGCTCGACGCCTTCCCCGGCACTCCCGCCACCCTCTGGTTCGAGACCGCCCACGCCTCCGACGCGCAGCTGCCGCTGCGCCTGGACGGCGAGCTGCACGAGGTCCGCCGGGTGCCCCGCCGGGACGCCGGCGCGGCCCTGGTCGCCCGGGTCCGGCAGGAGCTGCCCGCGCTCGTGGCCGCGAGCCCCGACCCGTACGTCTGGATCGCCTGCGACACCGCCACCACCCGCACCCTCGCCGCGTACGTCCGCAAGGAACTCGCCCTCCCCAAGGACCGCGTGCACGCGCTCGGCTACTGGCGGCCCGCCCGGGACGGCGCGGCGAGCCGTGCCGCCGGTTGA
- a CDS encoding SCO1860 family LAETG-anchored protein: MNSNTFRLPARRTAAAATVAALAVGPLVLAAPAAHATGGTGNGGGKGGEGRATAVVLRTGLDVDLLNKAVSVPVRASLNEVEAPASAEKTALSVKVRGAEGGQPVDILKADVATAEATVEGDTAKGHVNLVKARVHVPGLPLLSLIELEKVTSEAVCEAGKRPVAASNLLGHVTVLGKTTTLSTGGRTKVAVPGVGEVVLDLSRTSTTSRTAAATALELTVAVNPLELNVAEVKGKVTLAEATCVTPAGTRPSERPSQQPSEPPTKEPSAQPSRDTGVQTQNGGSTPTQNLAETGGSSLTPYLAGGAVLLLGVGGGALVLARGRARARG, encoded by the coding sequence GTGAACAGCAACACCTTCCGCCTGCCCGCACGCCGCACCGCCGCCGCGGCCACCGTCGCCGCGCTCGCCGTCGGACCCCTGGTCCTCGCGGCCCCGGCCGCCCACGCCACGGGCGGCACCGGGAACGGCGGAGGCAAGGGCGGCGAAGGCCGCGCCACCGCCGTCGTGCTGCGCACCGGCCTCGACGTCGACCTCCTGAACAAGGCCGTCAGCGTGCCGGTGCGCGCCTCCCTCAACGAGGTCGAGGCCCCCGCCAGCGCCGAGAAGACCGCGCTCAGCGTGAAGGTGCGGGGGGCCGAGGGCGGGCAGCCCGTCGACATCCTGAAGGCGGACGTCGCCACCGCCGAGGCGACCGTCGAGGGCGACACGGCCAAGGGGCACGTCAACCTCGTCAAGGCCCGCGTCCACGTCCCCGGCCTGCCGCTGCTGTCGCTGATCGAGCTGGAGAAGGTCACCTCCGAGGCGGTCTGCGAGGCCGGCAAGCGCCCCGTCGCCGCGTCCAACCTCCTCGGCCACGTCACCGTCCTCGGCAAGACCACCACCCTGTCCACCGGCGGCCGGACCAAGGTGGCCGTCCCCGGTGTCGGAGAGGTCGTCCTCGACCTCTCCCGCACCTCCACCACCTCCCGCACCGCCGCCGCCACGGCTCTCGAACTGACCGTGGCGGTCAACCCGCTCGAACTCAACGTCGCCGAGGTCAAGGGCAAGGTCACCCTCGCCGAGGCCACCTGCGTCACCCCGGCCGGCACCCGCCCGAGCGAGCGCCCCTCGCAGCAGCCCTCCGAGCCGCCCACGAAGGAGCCGTCCGCCCAGCCCAGCCGTGACACCGGCGTGCAGACCCAGAACGGCGGCAGCACCCCCACCCAGAACCTCGCCGAGACCGGCGGCAGCTCGCTGACCCCGTACCTCGCCGGCGGCGCGGTCCTGCTGCTCGGCGTGGGCGGCGGCGCGCTCGTCCTGGCCCGCGGCCGGGCACGCGCCCGCGGCTGA
- the cobC gene encoding Rv2231c family pyridoxal phosphate-dependent protein CobC has translation MLSDRGARAHLGSAVVVGVGARSGVAAREVLGLVGAALREAGLTGGDVAALATLDVRAAEPGIVAAAERLGVPVRAFGSEELAGVAVPHPSAAALAATGTGSVAEAAALRGAGPGAELVVPKRKTRHATCAIARSVPFCPNEVAYATRLLPSTHGYIAGKLASPPTCTIPIPTPHTTAAMDIPTSADAHDLRHHGDAEVRDEKLIDLAVNVRTNTPPEWLRARIADSLTGLAAYPDGRAARAAVAERHDLPARRVLLTAGAAEAFVLLARALPARRPVVVHPQFTEPEAALRDAGHEVERVLLREEDGFRLDPAAVPEDADLVVIGNPTNPTSVLHPAARIASLARPGRTLVVDEAFMDAVPGERESLASRTDVPGLVVLRSLTKTWGLAGLRIGYVLAEPETVEALERVQPLWPVSTPALVAAEACMSRTALAEAEEAAHRIGVERAHLLAGLAEFDEVRAVTAAEGPFVLVRIEGADAVRDRLRALGFAARRGDTFPGLDRNWLRLAVRDRVTTNRFLQALDQALLLLG, from the coding sequence TTGCTATCGGATCGAGGCGCCCGCGCGCACCTCGGCTCGGCGGTGGTGGTCGGGGTCGGCGCCCGGTCGGGGGTCGCGGCCCGGGAGGTGCTCGGTCTGGTCGGGGCGGCCCTGCGGGAGGCGGGGCTGACCGGCGGGGACGTGGCGGCCCTGGCGACGCTGGACGTGCGCGCGGCGGAGCCGGGGATCGTCGCGGCGGCGGAGCGGCTCGGGGTGCCGGTGCGGGCCTTCGGGAGCGAGGAGCTGGCGGGGGTGGCCGTGCCGCACCCCTCGGCCGCCGCGCTGGCGGCGACGGGCACGGGTTCGGTGGCGGAGGCGGCGGCGCTGCGGGGGGCGGGGCCGGGGGCGGAGCTGGTGGTGCCGAAGCGGAAGACGCGGCACGCCACTTGCGCTATCGCCCGTTCCGTACCGTTTTGCCCGAACGAAGTTGCGTACGCCACACGGTTGTTGCCCTCGACCCACGGGTACATCGCTGGCAAGCTCGCCTCTCCCCCCACGTGCACCATCCCCATCCCCACCCCCCACACGACGGCGGCCATGGACATTCCTACATCTGCTGACGCGCACGATCTGAGACACCACGGCGACGCCGAGGTGCGGGACGAGAAGCTGATCGACCTCGCGGTCAACGTGCGGACGAACACGCCGCCGGAGTGGCTGCGGGCCCGCATCGCCGATTCGCTCACCGGCCTGGCGGCCTATCCGGACGGCCGGGCGGCGCGGGCGGCCGTGGCCGAGCGGCACGACCTGCCGGCCCGGCGGGTGCTGCTCACGGCGGGTGCGGCGGAGGCGTTCGTGCTGCTGGCGCGGGCGCTTCCGGCGCGGCGGCCGGTGGTGGTGCATCCGCAGTTCACCGAGCCGGAGGCCGCGCTGCGGGACGCCGGTCACGAGGTGGAGCGGGTGCTGCTGCGCGAGGAGGACGGCTTCCGGCTGGATCCGGCGGCGGTTCCCGAGGACGCGGATCTGGTGGTGATCGGCAATCCGACGAACCCGACGTCGGTGCTGCATCCGGCCGCCCGGATCGCCTCCCTGGCCCGTCCGGGGCGGACGCTGGTGGTCGACGAGGCGTTCATGGACGCGGTCCCCGGTGAGCGGGAGTCGCTGGCCTCGCGGACGGACGTGCCGGGTCTGGTGGTCCTGCGCAGCCTGACGAAGACCTGGGGTCTCGCGGGGCTGCGGATCGGCTACGTGCTGGCCGAGCCGGAGACGGTGGAGGCGCTGGAGCGCGTACAGCCGCTGTGGCCGGTGTCGACTCCGGCGCTGGTGGCGGCGGAGGCGTGCATGTCGCGGACGGCGCTCGCCGAGGCGGAGGAGGCGGCGCACCGGATCGGGGTGGAGCGGGCGCATCTGCTGGCGGGGCTCGCGGAGTTCGACGAGGTGCGGGCGGTCACGGCGGCGGAGGGTCCGTTCGTGCTGGTCCGCATCGAGGGCGCGGACGCGGTACGGGACCGGCTGAGGGCGCTCGGCTTCGCGGCCCGGCGCGGCGACACCTTCCCCGGGCTCGACCGGAACTGGCTGCGGCTCGCGGTGCGGGACCGGGTGACGACGAACCGCTTCCTCCAGGCCCTGGACCAGGCGCTGTTGCTGCTGGGCTGA
- a CDS encoding ZIP family metal transporter yields MAVVVALGAFLMTLFGGWTAQRVTDRRHLVLGLAGGLMLGVVGLDLLPEALEAAHTPVFGVPEALLLFAGGFLFAHVVERLLAVRQAAHGAEAGDRVPQVGLTAAAAMVLHSLMDGIALGAAFQVGGGMGATVALAVITHDFADGFNTYTITSLYGNARRRAVAMLVADALAPIAGAASTLLFTLPEELLGCYLGFFGGALLYLAAAEILPEAHHEHPARTTLLCTVAGVAFIWLVVGLSGG; encoded by the coding sequence ATGGCTGTAGTCGTCGCGCTCGGCGCGTTCCTCATGACGCTGTTCGGCGGCTGGACGGCCCAGCGCGTCACCGACCGCCGCCACCTGGTCCTCGGCCTCGCCGGCGGCCTCATGCTCGGCGTCGTCGGACTCGACCTGCTGCCCGAGGCCCTGGAGGCCGCGCACACCCCCGTCTTCGGCGTCCCCGAGGCCCTGCTGCTCTTCGCCGGCGGCTTCCTCTTCGCCCATGTGGTGGAACGCCTGCTCGCCGTCCGCCAGGCCGCGCACGGGGCGGAGGCCGGAGACAGGGTGCCGCAGGTCGGACTCACCGCCGCCGCGGCCATGGTGCTGCACAGCCTCATGGACGGCATCGCCCTCGGCGCCGCCTTCCAGGTCGGCGGCGGCATGGGCGCCACCGTCGCCCTCGCCGTCATCACCCACGACTTCGCCGACGGCTTCAACACGTACACGATCACCAGCCTGTACGGGAACGCCCGCCGCAGGGCCGTCGCCATGCTCGTCGCCGACGCGCTCGCCCCGATCGCCGGCGCCGCCTCCACCTTGCTGTTCACCCTTCCGGAGGAACTGCTCGGCTGCTATCTCGGCTTCTTCGGCGGCGCCCTGCTCTACCTCGCGGCCGCCGAGATCCTCCCCGAGGCCCACCACGAACACCCCGCCCGCACCACCCTGCTGTGCACGGTGGCGGGCGTGGCCTTCATCTGGCTCGTGGTGGGCCTGTCCGGCGGCTGA
- a CDS encoding cobyrinate a,c-diamide synthase, which produces MVARLVIAAPSSGAGKTTVATGLMAAFAGRGLAVSPHKVGPDYIDPGYHALATGRPGRNLDAYMCGTELVAPLFAHGARGCDLAVVEGVMGLYDGAAGQGELASTAQVAKLLRAPVVLVVDASSQSRSVAALVHGFASWDPQVRLGGVILNKVATDRHEALLREALEESGVPVLGVLRRAPAVATPSRHLGLVPVAERQAQAVEAVAAQAEQVRAGCDLDALLALARSAPELSGAPWSAVDAVRTPEPSGAPRPAAGEVPTPVRGAPRIAVAGGAAFTFSYAEHAELLSAAGAEVVTFDPLRDEALPEGTSGLVIGGGFPEVYGEELSANEPLREAVAGLAAAGAPVAAECAGLLYLARSLDGRPMCGVLDADARMSERLTLGYRDAVAVSDSVLAASGTRMRGHEFHRTVIEPGAGERAAWGLRQPERRVEGFVRGGVHASYVHTHWAGAPRAAVRFVAHCAGGPVA; this is translated from the coding sequence GTGGTAGCACGTCTCGTCATCGCCGCGCCGTCCTCCGGTGCGGGCAAGACCACGGTCGCGACGGGCCTGATGGCCGCGTTCGCGGGCCGTGGTCTGGCGGTCTCCCCGCACAAGGTGGGTCCGGACTACATCGACCCGGGCTATCACGCGCTGGCGACGGGCCGGCCGGGCCGCAACCTGGACGCGTACATGTGCGGTACGGAGCTGGTCGCGCCGCTGTTCGCGCACGGGGCGCGGGGCTGTGACCTGGCGGTCGTCGAGGGTGTGATGGGCCTGTACGACGGCGCCGCCGGCCAGGGGGAGCTGGCTTCCACCGCGCAGGTGGCGAAGCTGCTGCGGGCGCCGGTGGTGCTGGTCGTGGACGCCTCGTCGCAGTCGCGTTCGGTGGCGGCGCTGGTGCACGGCTTCGCCTCGTGGGACCCGCAGGTGCGGCTCGGCGGGGTGATCCTCAACAAGGTCGCCACCGACCGGCACGAGGCGCTGTTGCGGGAGGCCCTGGAGGAGTCGGGCGTGCCGGTCCTGGGCGTGCTGCGGCGGGCGCCGGCCGTGGCGACGCCGTCGCGGCACCTGGGTCTGGTGCCGGTGGCGGAGCGGCAGGCGCAGGCGGTCGAGGCGGTGGCGGCGCAGGCGGAGCAGGTGCGGGCCGGGTGCGACCTGGACGCGCTGCTGGCGCTCGCGCGGAGCGCGCCGGAGCTGTCCGGCGCGCCGTGGTCGGCCGTCGACGCGGTGCGGACGCCGGAGCCGTCCGGCGCGCCGCGGCCGGCCGCCGGGGAGGTGCCGACGCCGGTCCGGGGGGCGCCGCGGATCGCCGTCGCCGGGGGCGCGGCGTTCACGTTCTCGTACGCCGAGCACGCGGAGCTGCTGTCGGCGGCCGGGGCGGAGGTCGTCACCTTCGATCCGCTGCGGGACGAGGCCCTGCCCGAGGGGACGAGCGGCCTCGTCATCGGGGGCGGTTTCCCCGAGGTGTACGGGGAGGAGCTGTCGGCCAACGAGCCGCTGCGCGAGGCCGTGGCGGGGCTCGCCGCGGCGGGGGCGCCGGTCGCGGCGGAGTGTGCGGGGCTGCTGTATCTCGCGCGGTCGCTGGACGGGCGGCCGATGTGCGGGGTGCTGGACGCGGACGCGCGGATGTCGGAGCGGCTGACGCTGGGCTACCGGGACGCGGTGGCGGTGAGCGACAGCGTGCTGGCGGCGTCCGGGACGCGGATGCGGGGGCACGAGTTCCACCGGACGGTGATCGAGCCGGGTGCGGGCGAGCGGGCGGCCTGGGGGCTGCGGCAGCCGGAGCGCCGGGTGGAGGGCTTCGTGCGGGGCGGGGTGCACGCGAGTTATGTGCACACGCACTGGGCGGGGGCCCCGCGGGCTGCGGTGCGGTTCGTGGCGCACTGCGCGGGCGGGCCGGTCGCGTGA
- the cobO gene encoding cob(I)yrinic acid a,c-diamide adenosyltransferase, whose translation MPQGQPTVVPDDGLTTRQRRNRALVMVHTGVGKGKSTAAFGMALRAWNQGWPIGVFQFVKSAKWRVGEENALKALGETGKGGTVVWNKMGEGWSWIQREVAEGEQTHEDKAREGWEQVKRDLAEERYKFYVLDEFAYLLHWGWIDTAEVVEVLRNRPGQQHVVITGRNAPQELMDFADLVTDMSKVKHPMDAGQKGQRGIEW comes from the coding sequence GTGCCGCAGGGACAGCCGACCGTCGTTCCGGACGACGGACTGACCACCCGCCAGCGTCGTAACCGGGCGCTGGTGATGGTGCACACGGGCGTCGGGAAGGGGAAGTCGACGGCCGCCTTCGGCATGGCGCTGCGCGCCTGGAACCAGGGCTGGCCGATCGGGGTGTTCCAGTTCGTCAAGTCCGCCAAGTGGCGGGTCGGCGAGGAGAACGCGCTCAAGGCGCTCGGTGAGACGGGCAAGGGCGGCACGGTCGTCTGGAACAAGATGGGCGAGGGCTGGTCCTGGATCCAGCGCGAGGTCGCCGAGGGCGAGCAGACGCACGAGGACAAGGCGCGCGAGGGCTGGGAGCAGGTCAAGCGGGACCTCGCCGAGGAGCGGTACAAGTTCTACGTCCTCGACGAGTTCGCGTACCTGCTGCACTGGGGGTGGATCGACACCGCCGAGGTGGTGGAGGTGCTGAGGAACCGTCCGGGGCAGCAGCACGTCGTCATCACCGGCCGCAACGCCCCTCAGGAGCTGATGGACTTCGCGGACCTGGTGACCGACATGTCGAAGGTGAAGCACCCGATGGACGCGGGTCAGAAGGGCCAGCGGGGCATCGAGTGGTAG
- a CDS encoding putative cobaltochelatase, with protein MASVPYPFTAVVGMDDMRLSLLLNAVSPNIGGVLVRGEKGTAKSTIVRGLTALLPAMGVVADCRFSCAPEAPDPECPDGPHEPAPGVSRPTRLVELPVGASEDRLVGALDIEKALAEGVKAFEPGLLAQAHRGILYVDEVNLLHDHLVDLLLDAAAMGASHVEREGVSVRHAARFLLVGTMNPEEGELRPQLLDRFGLTVEVAASREPEQRVEVVRRRLAFEDDPAAFAARWAGEEAALRERIVAARELLPRVVLGDAALLQIAATCAAFEVDGMRADIVMARTATALAAWAGRTEVTSEDVRQAALLALPHRRRRSPFDAPGLDEDKLDETLERFKGEEPDEDPEPDGPGGGGPDGGGGGGIPPQGEGPADGSDGAGREESSLPEQSPASEEAAASEEAPASAPRGGGPGAGERAAVAAGEPFRTKMLSVPGLGEGAAGRRSRARTAHGRTTGSTRPRGALTKLHLAATVQAAAPHQKARGRSGPGLVVRRDDLRQATREGREGNLVLFVVDASGSMAARQRMSAVKGAVLSLLLDAYQRRDKVGLVTFRGRDAEVALPPTSSVDAAAARLEKLPTGGRTPLSAGLLRAHEVLRVERLRDPSRRPLLVVVTDGRATGGAGDPVALAARAARLHAAEGTAAVVVDCESGPVRLGLAGNLARDLGGTAVTLDELRADSIAGLVRNVQGNSSTRRAA; from the coding sequence ATGGCCTCCGTTCCCTATCCGTTCACCGCCGTCGTCGGCATGGACGACATGCGGCTGAGCCTGCTGCTCAACGCCGTCTCGCCGAACATCGGCGGCGTGCTCGTGCGGGGTGAGAAGGGCACGGCCAAGTCGACGATCGTGCGGGGCCTGACGGCCCTCCTGCCCGCCATGGGCGTCGTCGCGGACTGCCGCTTCTCGTGCGCCCCGGAGGCGCCCGATCCGGAGTGCCCCGACGGGCCGCACGAGCCCGCGCCGGGCGTCTCGCGCCCGACACGCCTGGTCGAACTGCCCGTCGGCGCCTCCGAGGACCGTCTCGTCGGCGCCCTCGACATCGAGAAGGCGCTCGCCGAGGGCGTGAAGGCGTTCGAGCCGGGCCTGCTCGCGCAGGCGCACCGGGGCATCCTGTACGTCGACGAGGTCAACCTGCTGCACGACCACCTCGTCGACCTCCTCCTGGACGCCGCCGCCATGGGCGCCTCCCACGTCGAGCGCGAAGGCGTCTCCGTACGGCACGCGGCCCGCTTCCTGCTGGTCGGCACCATGAACCCGGAGGAGGGCGAGCTGCGGCCGCAGCTGCTCGACCGGTTCGGTCTGACCGTGGAGGTGGCCGCCTCCCGCGAGCCGGAGCAGCGGGTGGAGGTGGTGCGGCGCCGGCTCGCGTTCGAGGACGACCCGGCCGCCTTCGCCGCCCGCTGGGCCGGCGAGGAGGCGGCGCTGCGCGAACGGATCGTCGCCGCGCGGGAGTTGCTGCCGCGGGTGGTGCTCGGGGACGCGGCGCTGCTGCAGATCGCGGCGACCTGCGCCGCGTTCGAGGTGGACGGCATGCGCGCCGACATCGTGATGGCGCGGACCGCGACCGCGCTCGCCGCGTGGGCCGGGCGCACCGAGGTGACCTCGGAGGACGTGCGGCAGGCGGCCCTGCTGGCCCTGCCCCACCGTCGTCGGCGCTCGCCCTTCGACGCTCCGGGCCTGGACGAGGACAAGCTCGACGAGACGCTGGAGCGGTTCAAGGGCGAGGAGCCGGACGAGGACCCGGAGCCGGACGGCCCGGGTGGCGGAGGGCCCGACGGCGGTGGCGGTGGCGGGATCCCGCCGCAGGGCGAGGGGCCGGCGGACGGGAGCGACGGTGCGGGGCGCGAGGAGTCCTCGCTGCCCGAGCAGTCCCCGGCGTCCGAGGAGGCTGCGGCGTCCGAGGAGGCTCCGGCGTCCGCGCCGCGGGGTGGCGGCCCGGGGGCCGGTGAGCGCGCCGCGGTCGCGGCCGGTGAGCCGTTCCGTACGAAGATGCTGAGCGTTCCCGGCCTCGGCGAGGGCGCCGCCGGACGCCGCTCGCGGGCCAGGACCGCGCACGGCAGGACGACGGGCTCCACCCGGCCCCGGGGCGCGCTGACCAAGCTGCATCTGGCGGCGACGGTCCAGGCCGCCGCCCCGCATCAGAAGGCGCGCGGCCGGTCCGGGCCGGGTCTCGTGGTGCGCCGGGACGACCTGCGGCAGGCGACCCGGGAGGGCCGGGAGGGCAATCTGGTCCTGTTCGTCGTGGACGCCTCGGGTTCGATGGCGGCGCGGCAGCGGATGAGCGCGGTCAAGGGGGCGGTGCTCTCGCTGCTGCTCGACGCGTACCAGCGGCGCGACAAGGTCGGTCTGGTCACCTTCCGCGGCCGGGACGCGGAGGTCGCGCTGCCGCCGACCTCGTCCGTGGACGCGGCCGCCGCCCGCCTGGAGAAGCTGCCGACGGGCGGGCGGACCCCGCTGTCGGCGGGCCTGCTGAGGGCCCATGAGGTGCTGCGCGTGGAGCGGCTGCGGGATCCCTCGCGGCGCCCGCTGCTCGTGGTGGTGACCGACGGGCGGGCGACCGGTGGCGCCGGGGATCCGGTGGCGCTCGCGGCGCGTGCCGCGCGGCTGCACGCCGCCGAGGGCACGGCCGCGGTGGTCGTGGACTGCGAGTCGGGGCCGGTGCGGCTCGGACTCGCCGGGAACCTGGCCCGTGATCTGGGCGGGACGGCCGTGACGCTGGACGAGCTGCGCGCCGACTCGATCGCCGGGCTCGTCAGGAACGTACAAGGCAACAGCTCTACGAGGAGGGCCGCATAG